One window from the genome of Hemitrygon akajei chromosome 4, sHemAka1.3, whole genome shotgun sequence encodes:
- the LOC140726078 gene encoding interferon-induced very large GTPase 1-like: MTSILPSGNNVAEIPSSPQIVKDLGLQDQYPHKLSLQTVQEVSQDKLEDSKPTCAVDLPWRFLQRILSANSLARNPDWPPDLSSKGEGNDHEDFSDFFEVKGHGNHGVNPLDIIAAIFLCADHSLQQELMLKMSLCQFALPFLMPDTHSHPMDKVRRPTEGPGATLLLWAMRPIVKMWCPHSPTHSSPVVEVPIVTAAMPTVSFLRLGRCTVSKSRILNLTLSQAQLQQNIFLHSEMECGNVPRRISDGMAEISWYLPSGKSNTDIFPEAAAFINLRGDAETFQGNARFLAKVSAALFIFIDVIGEKEREFLTSLTQSPAKLFLIVNTHINQQHITPEQVKKLFKDLKLEPQQCILRANVNEAKLAEKLRSQIKQVILMRERDQTLLSLEKMADIAMKSGIEVDEHQPEIQRAKELTKILDRLDSGDITGYKRRVLPFHGEPWQGLSKVEKEKSRMKLRGDRTTEGYNHELDQEKNRIREAQLRQSLSKEMQLFIEYLTRHGGVDRAISLQWLKLELDSKSRQIMAELCRIYKDLYKDSKQKVKELKELDQKMSDSSLGLEHFMREFGQVYELSVTRHNVTQRTQIHPKVLQFPGVAAELLLEGFPLELIDGDVSNVPIPWITAVLTEVANKVGGACRVFVLTVIGVQSTGKSTLLNTMFCLRFAVSSGRCTRGAYMQLIKVTGSLAEELGCEFILVIDTEGLRAPELATLTDSYEHDNELATFVVGLSNLTLVNIGMENLSEMKDILQIVVHSLIRMRETGKGQRCIFVHQNVGDVSAHNQNLRGRQKLLEQLDKMTEAAAKLEKVDRVTFRDVMDYDADKDNWYIPGLWHGTPPMAAVNTGYSEHVSQLKKNLIQCLIQQSQCQGAFTIPDFIKWMAGLWEQVKHENFIFNFQNSLFAEAYNHLSMKYKDWEWELRKFTHSWGNEAENRISNARGDLTELLHNLEREMRTEMNKREGDTLDKLQAVYESGADNVHLMEKYREEFKLSISSLCSRLQHDSTQRCRDAVNRRVGLQGVEDIKSNFQEKIGEQVKQLLWKCKAANRLLGDQELENEFETMWNRTLSQLEYQPCRKRNIEMETENLLREEIKTQGRVVNESLKHKNLCELGTQYFQIEEKHINGTWSRKCKTTFSSASLQSDLHQAAMITKPIEDECRHWITDNTKKDMDYDNKYCIELLNMIEGKVDNISHQHFSMSEVFKAEFKLHLCGYAVPRFLEMHMRFIHKHDPRKRLENMKDQYFDLFMDIYTEQDENQRQADRFARYCFLPALRDATLKTLSVNIVDDMKKHDPERQYSLRNNFTVALLVHLKQTHQFDEYLQYIRDFENFAKDWLHQQVIKHCKTERDGESTFTRLAKEILTEITGQAKDIVQDAVKQNVAGNAQSFLNTFVEKLNTRISMPKDEMKLILFQSGSDGKKCAEAILPCIEEVEQDLLCEVKGWDVKAKIEELSIKPREELFKGLFNCTKKCPFCGVFCDSETPVHSQHSCKQHRPEGLNNYRWIDSERLITDICTALVASDTRFQNQDTNLEWHPYKDYQTVNDYYKSWIIQREISAQAASYWKKVFYTFNQQFADKYGAKPAEIDGSWDIDWEVVREEMNKTFNTNIPSW; encoded by the coding sequence ATGACGAGCATTTTACCTTCCGGAAATAATGTGGCTGAAATTCCCAGCTCCCCACAAATTGTAAAGGATTTGGGATTACAGGATCAATATCCTCACAAACTGTCTCTTCAGACTGTCCAGGAGGTGTCCCAGGATAAACTGGAGGACAGCAAACCAACTTGTGCAGTAGATCTTCCCTGGCGATTTCTCCAAAGGATCCTCTCAGCCAATTCACTGGCGAGGAATCCCGACTGGCCACCTGATCTGTCCTCCAAAGGAGAAGGCAATGACCATGAAGACTTCAGTGATTTCTTTGAAGTTAAAGGACATGGGAATCATGGGGTGAATCCTCTGGATATCATTGCTGCCATTTTCCTCTGTGCTGACCACTCTCTCCAGCAGGAACTGATGCTGAAGATGTCTCTGTGCCAGTTTGCATTACCCTTTCTGAtgccagacacacacagtcacccCATGGACAAGGTGAGAAGACCCACAGAAGGGCCTGGTGCCACCCTTCTCCTCTGGGCCATGAGGCCCATTGTTAAAATGTGGTGCCCACATTCTCCTACACACAGCAGCCCCGTTGTGGAGGTGCCCATCGTGACAGCAGCCATGCCAACGGTGTCCTTCCTCAGACTGGGAAGGTGCACAGTGTCCAAATCCCGAATCCTCAATCTCACCCTGAGTCAGGCACAGCTGCAGCAGAACATCTTCCTGCACTCCGAGATGGAATGTGGGAATGTGCCTCGCAGGATATCCGATGGAATGGCTGAGATCAGCTGGTATCTCCCTTCTGGGAAGAGTAACACGGATATTTTCCCAGAGGCTGCTGCATTCATTAACCTCCGAGGCGATGCTGAAACTTTCCAGGGAAACGCTCGGTTTCTGGCAAAAGTATCTGCTGCtctctttattttcattgatGTTATTGGTGAGAAGGAACGAGAATTCCTCACCTCTCTCACACAGTCACCAGCAAAACTCTTTCTCATAGTCAACACCCACATCAACCAGCAACACATAACCCCTGAGCAGGTGAAGAAACTGTTCAAAGATCTAAAGTTAGAACCTCAACAATGCATTCTTCGGGCAAATGTAAATGAGGCTAAACTTGCGGAAAAGCTCCGCTCTCAGATCAAACAAGTAATTCTAATGAGGGAGAGGGACCAGACCTTGCTGAGCCTGGAGAAAATGGCTGACATTGCGATGAAAAGTGGGATTGAGGTTGATGAACATCAACCTGAAATACAACGAGCCAAGGAACTGACCAAAATACTGGACAGACTTGACTCAGGAGACATTACTGGGTATAAAAGGAGAGTGTTGCCCTTTCATGGAGAGCCCTGGCAAGGGTTGTCTAAAGTTGAAAAAGAGAAATCTCGGATGAAACTCCGTGGGGACAGAACCACAGAAGGGTATAACCACGAACTAGACCAAGAGAAGAACAGAATCCGGGAAGCTCAGCTCAGACAGAGTCTGTCGAAAGAGATGCAGCTGTTCATTGAATACCTCACCCGTCATGGTGGGGTTGACAGAGCCATTTCCCTACAGTGGCTGAAGCTGGAACTGGACAGTAAATCACGGCAAATTATGGCAGAATTGTGCAGAATTTATAAAGATCTGTACAAAGACTCAAAGCAGAAGGTGAAGGAACTGAAGGAGTTGGATCAGAAGATGTCAGATAGTTCCCTGGGTCTCGAACATTTCATGAGGGAATTTGGCCAGGTTTATGAACTTTCAGTGACTCGACACAACGTCACCCAAAGGACACAGATCCACCCAAAGGTGTTGCAGTTCCCGGGTGTTGCTGCTGAACTGTTGCTGGAAGGGTTCCCACTGGAACTCATCGATGGAGACGTTTCCAACGTTCCCATTCCATGGATCACTGCCGTACTCACAGAAGTGGCCAACAAAGTGGGAGGAGCTTGCCGAGTGTTTGTGCTGACGGTGATCGGAGTTCAGAGCACGGGCAAGTCCACACTCCTCAACACAATGTTCTGTTTGCGGTTTGCTGTGAGCAGCGGCCGATGTACTCGAGGGGCCTACATGCAGTTGATCAAAGTCACAGGGAGCCTGGCCGAGGAGCTGGGCTGTGAGTTCATCCTGGTCATTGACACAGAGGGGCTGAGAGCCCCAGAACTCGCAACACTGACAGACAGCTACGAGCACGACAATGAGCTGGCAACGTTCGTGGTTGGATTAAGCAACTTAACGTTGGTAAACATCGGGATGGAAAATCTGTCAGAGATGAAAGATATTTTACAGATTGTTGTTCATTCCTTAATTCGTATGAGGGAGACAGGGAAAGGGCAAAGGTGCATATTTGTGCACCAGAATGTCGGCGATGTAAGTGCACACAATCAGAATCTGAGAGGCCGTCAGAAACTCCTGGAACAGCTGGATAAGATGACAGAGGCTGCAGCAAAGTTGGAGAAGGTAGACCGAGTAACATTCCGTGATGTGATGGACTATGATGCTGACAAGGACAACTGGTACATCCCTGGTCTGTGGCATGGTACACCCCCAATGGCTGCAGTCAACACCGGTTACAGTGAACACGTCTCCCAACTGAAGAAGAACCTAATTCAGTGTCTAATCCAACAGAGCCAATGCCAAGGAGCTTTCACTATCCCAGACTTTATCAAATGGATGGCTGGGCTTTGGGAGCAGGTGAAACACGAAAATTTCATTTTCAACTTCCAGAACAGTCTGTTTGCAGAGGCTTACAACCACCTCTCCATGAAGTACAAGGACTGGGAGTGGGAACTCCGCAAGTTCACTCACTCCTGGGGAAATGAGGCTGAAAACAGAATCAGCAATGCCAGAGGAGATCTGACCGAACTGCTCCATAATCTGGAGAGGGAGATGAGGACAGAGATGAACAAAAGGGAGGGTGACACTCTGGATAAACTACAAGCTGTGTATGAAAGTGGGGCTGATAACGTGCatctgatggagaaatacagaGAGGAATTTAAGCTCAGCATCTCCAGTTTATGCAGCCGACTTCAGCATGATTCAACACAGAGATGTAGAGATGCCGTGAATAGACGAGTGGGACTGCAGGGAGTGGAAGATATTAAGAGTAACTTTCAGGAGAAGATTGGAGAACAGGTTAAGCAGCTTTTATGGAAGTGTAAAGCAGCAAATCGGTTGTTGGGTGACCAGGAACTGGAAAATGAATTTGAAACAATGTGGAATCGTACACTCTCTCAGCTGGAGTATCAGCCCTGTAGAAAAAGAAACATTGAAATGGAGACTGAAAATCTTCTCAGGgaggaaataaaaacacaagGGAGAGTGGTTAATGAAAGTCTAAAACATAAAAATCTCTGTGAACTGGGGACCCAGTATTTTCAGATTGAAGAGAAACACATCAATGGGACATGGAGCAGAAAATGTAAAACAACATTCAGTTCTGCCTCCCTACAATCAGATCTTCATCAAGCAGCAATGATTACAAAGCCCATCGAGGATGAATGCAGACATTGGATCACTGACAACACAAAAAAGGACATGGATTATGACAATAAATATTGCATTGAACTTTTGAACATGATAGAGGGAAAAGTTGACAATATTTCACATCAACACTTTTCAATGTCTGAGGTTTTCAAGGCCGAGTTTAAACTTCACCTGTGTGGTTACGCTGTACCAAGATTCCTGGAGATGCACATGAGGTTCATCCACAAACACGACCCACGGAAAAGACTGGAAAACATGAAAGATCAATACTTTGATCTCTTTATGGATATTTACACAGAGCAGGATGAGAACCAGAGACAAGCAGATCGATTTGCACGATATTGTTTCTTGCCAGCTCTCCGAGACGCCACCCTCAAGACTCTCAGTGTGAACATCGTGGATGATATGAAAAAACATGACCCTGAGCGACAGTACAGTCTCCGCAACAACTTCACTGTGGCCCTCCTGGTCCACCTGAAACAAACACATCAATTTGATGAATATCTCCAGTACATCAGAGACTTTGAGAATTTCGCCAAAGACTGGCTCCATCAGCAAGTTATTAAACACTGCAAGACAGAACGCGATGGAGAGAGCACATTTacccgtctggctaaagaaatcctcaCAGAGATCACTGGGCAAGCTAAGGACATTGTTCAGGATGCAGTGAAGCAGAAcgttgctggaaatgctcagagcTTCCTAAACACGTTTGTTGAAAAGTTAAACACAAGAATCTCGATGCCCAAAGATGAGATGAAACTCATTCTGTTTCAGAGTGGCAGTGATGGCAAGAAATGTGCAGAAGCCATTCTGCCATgtattgaagaggtggagcagGATCTCCTCTGTGAGGTAAAAGGCTGGGATGTCAAAGCAAAGATTGAAGAATTATCCATTAAACCCAGGGAGGAGTTGTTCAAAGGGTTATTCAATTGTACTAAGAAATGTCCTTTCTGTGGGGTTTTCTGTGACTCAGAGACCCCGGTACACTCACAACACTCCTGTAAACAGCACAGACCTGAAGGGCTCAACAACTATCGATGGATAGACAGTGAACGTCTTATAACGGATATCTGCACAGCTTTAGTCGCAAGTGATACAAGATTCCAAAATCAAGACACAAATTTGGAATGGCATCCCTACAAAGATTATCAAACAGTCAATGATTACTACAAATCCTGGATTATCCAACGGGAAATTTCCGCACAGGCAGCATCCTATTGGAAGAAGGTTTTCTACACTTTCAATCAGCAGTTTGCTGATAAATACGGAGCAAAGCCTGCAGAGATCGATGGAAGCTGGGACATTGACTGggaggtggtgagggaagaaatgAACAAGACGTTTAATACAAACATTCCGTCTTGGTAA